The sequence below is a genomic window from bacterium.
GCATTGTATATATGCGAATTCTGCTTTGGACCACTTGAGGTAATCTATGATTATCCTGAAATAAAAAAGGTTATCTCCCGTTTCTCTATTGAGAAAAGCCGAGTATATAACCTTTGGCGGTATAAGGAGCTTCTTCCTTTAGATAAAGAGCCGCAATGTGGTTTAAACTCAGGATTTACACCACTTATTAAGGGAAATAACCTTGCAAAGGCACTTGGTGTGGATTGCATTTACATAAAGGATGATTCTGTTAATCATCCAACCTTCTCATTTAAGGATAGGGTTGTTGCTGTTGCCCTATCAAGGGCAAAGGAGCTTGGATTTGAAACCGTTGCCTGTGTATCAACGGGAAATCTTGCTAATTCTGTTGCTGCTCAAGCAAGGTCTGCAAATCTCTCTGCATATATCTTTATTCCCGCAGATCTTGAAATGGGCAAGGCGATAGCATCTTTAATCTATAACCCAATTCTTGTAGGAATAAAGGGAAATTATGACCAGGTGAATAGGCTTTGTCATGAAATTTCAGCAAAATACAATTGGGCATTTGTAAATATCAATATAAGGCCATACTATGCAGAGGGTTCAAAGACAATTGCCTATGAAATAGCGGAGCAGCTTGGGTGGAAAGCACCAAAGCATATTGTTATCCCAGCTGCTTCTGGCTCTTTAATTACCAAGATTTACAAAGGATTAAAGGAGTTTGAAATGCTTGGTTTAATTTCTAATGTTAGGACAAGGCTACATATTGCCCAGGCAGAAGGATGCTCCCCAATTGTTTCTGCTATAAAGGAGGATTCGCCATTTATCAAGCCTGTTATTCCAAAAACAATCGCAAAATCCTTAGCAGTTGGAAACCCAGCTGATGGATACTATGCCTATAATGTTGTAAAGACATCGGGTGGATATGGAGAGGTTGCTACAGATGATGAAATTGTTGAGGCAATGAAGCTATTGGCAGAAACAGAAGGGATATTTACAGAAACAGCGGGTGGTGTAACCCTGGCGGTTTGCAAGAAATTGATTGAACAGGGAAAAATTCCAAGTGATGAGGAGATTGTTATATGT
It includes:
- the thrC gene encoding threonine synthase; this translates as MEWMKGLKCKECGREYPKAALYICEFCFGPLEVIYDYPEIKKVISRFSIEKSRVYNLWRYKELLPLDKEPQCGLNSGFTPLIKGNNLAKALGVDCIYIKDDSVNHPTFSFKDRVVAVALSRAKELGFETVACVSTGNLANSVAAQARSANLSAYIFIPADLEMGKAIASLIYNPILVGIKGNYDQVNRLCHEISAKYNWAFVNINIRPYYAEGSKTIAYEIAEQLGWKAPKHIVIPAASGSLITKIYKGLKEFEMLGLISNVRTRLHIAQAEGCSPIVSAIKEDSPFIKPVIPKTIAKSLAVGNPADGYYAYNVVKTSGGYGEVATDDEIVEAMKLLAETEGIFTETAGGVTLAVCKKLIEQGKIPSDEEIVICITGNGLKTQEVIADKIKKPIIIEPSLRSFEKEVVKNEP